The genomic region CTCACTCTCTATCCTCGGGCTCATGTTCTTTTTCTCTGCGAGATCCCGTGATGCCAACCCCGACCGCTCCCAATGACATCGTGACACTCGTGGTCCGCCACCGTGTACGCATGGCCTATCTGGCCGAGTACGAGGCCTGGCTCAAGACTTCGGTACGCGCGGCCATGTCGCAGGAGGGCCACCTGGGGGTCAATGTGATTCGCCCGGGCGAAGCCGACAACACCTTCACCACCATCGTCCGCTTCAGCGACGCCGTGCACCTGCAAACCTGGATCAACTCACCGTTGCGCGAACGCTTGATCGCCGAAGTCGCACCGATGCTGCAAGAGGAAGATCACCCGCAGATCGACAGCCAGGCGGAGTTCTGGTTCACCCCCAATCACACCGACTCCAGACAGCCGCCCAAGTGGAAACAGGCGCTGCTCAGCTACGTAGTGATCGCGCCCCTGTCGATGGTCATTCCACAGCTCTGGAGCCCGCTGTTCCAGGCGCACCCAGCGCTGGGTGGCATCATCCCGAGCAACCTCATCATCACGGCCTGCATCGTCGGTCTCGTCACCTACCTGATCATGCCCAAGGTCACCCGCTGGCTGGCCGGCTGGCTCGCGGCCGACTGAAAGAACACCCCATGTGCAACTGTGCCCTATCGACGGATGGAGCTCTCCATGCTCTACCCCGCCGCCGAACTACCGCAACCCGATAGCCCTGACTCTCAAGCCATCCGGAACGCCATGGCGCCCGATATCCGCAGTGGGCGCTCTCACTTCTCACTTCCAATGAAAGGGTATTCAATGAAACAGTCACTCAAACCCATCTCCCTGGCCCTGGCCCTGGGACTCACCGCCTCGCTGCCGGCACACGCCGCCACGTCCTCCAGCGTTGCCGTCGCACCGCAATACGACACCAGCCACGTCTATGTTGCCCCGGGCGAAGTGGATGCCTTCGTCAAGAGCTTCCTCGCCACCTTCGGCGGCAAGAGCACCGCGCAGGTCGTGGTCAACGTGCTGCCGGTGCCGAGCAGCACCACCTCGCAGTTGCTGCAGACGCCGG from Pseudomonas asplenii harbors:
- a CDS encoding antibiotic biosynthesis monooxygenase, which codes for MPTPTAPNDIVTLVVRHRVRMAYLAEYEAWLKTSVRAAMSQEGHLGVNVIRPGEADNTFTTIVRFSDAVHLQTWINSPLRERLIAEVAPMLQEEDHPQIDSQAEFWFTPNHTDSRQPPKWKQALLSYVVIAPLSMVIPQLWSPLFQAHPALGGIIPSNLIITACIVGLVTYLIMPKVTRWLAGWLAAD